The Gadus macrocephalus chromosome 13, ASM3116895v1 genome includes a window with the following:
- the LOC132471239 gene encoding odorant receptor 131-2-like, translating into MFLLGVEYPNHYYLFLLQLFRVDPRYILFIHLVLNDIIQLSLSGLLVVIWYIFNTINVSFCCLLLVIPICTTLNTPLNLACMAVECYVAVCFPMRYLQICTVKRTYILIGLIWGASAISILPDIFLLVIVEPPSFFHTRVLCSRDTVFRSSIQKRNTSHIICLVVVWLTLFFTYFNVLFAAKAANADVKKARNTLLLHGFQLLLCMMTYIMPLFQAALLYLFPQHFYDITFALYVFIQVMPRFLSPIVYGVRDKKFRNYLSRYLMCEVIIKTKPNHHNHKAGF; encoded by the coding sequence ATGTTTCTGCTTGGAGTGGAATACCCTAACCATTACTACCTCTTTCTCCTGCAGCTCTTTAGGGTGGACCCTCGATACATCCTCTTCATCCACCTGGTTCTCAACGATATCATCCAGCTGTCGTTGTCTGGGCTTCTGGTCGTTATCTGGTACATCTTCAACACCATCAACGTTTCTTTCTGCTGCCTCCTGCTGGTCATCCCCATCTGCACTACCCTCAACACCCCTCTCAACCTGGCCTGTATGGCAGTGGAGTGCTATGTAGCTGTGTGCTTCCCTATGCGTTACCTACAGATTTGCACTGTGAAGAGAACCTACATCCTGATAGGTTTGATTTGGGGGGCGAGTGCCATCTCCATCCTACCCGACATCTTCCTGCTCGTGATAGTGGAGCCTCCAAGCTTCTTTCATACCAGGGTTCTCTGCTCCCGGGACACAGTCTTCAGGAGCAGCATCCAGAAGAGGAACACCTCCCATATCATCTGTCTAGTTGTGGTCTGGCTAACCTTGTTCTTCACCTATTTCAATGTTCTGTTCGCGGCCAAGGCGGCCAACGCAGATGTGAAGAAGGCGAGGAACACTCTGCTTCTGCATGGCTTCCAGCTCCTGCTCTGCATGATGACTTACATAATGCCCCTATTTCAGGCGGCCCTGCTGTACCTTTTCCCCCAGCATTTCTACGACATTACGTTCGCCTTATATGTCTTCATTCAGGTCATGCCACGCTTCCTAAGCCCCATTGTTTATGGAGTAAGAGATAAGAAGTTCCGGAACTATCTCAGTAGATATTTGATGTGTGAAGTCATCataaaaaccaaaccaaaccatcaCAATCACAAAGCAGgattctaa